One region of Pseudoalteromonas piscicida genomic DNA includes:
- a CDS encoding substrate-binding periplasmic protein, giving the protein MQIVLLLLLALLSTNALAKTDSRAVHICFERWWPYSFVNEQKQVRGIEVDIIKSALIGTPYRVTFHELPYRRCLAGVADGTFDFTLHVDEADGFPIIDVSFTTWLLSLAVKQGRFSNPDDFYQLAAPRVMISEDYSYPEAAVQGLKKINAAIVSRSFYEQNHDDGKKFFSVLNNNRVDAILVDKVWALEMIRRHQLEVTFLPRPFHAEQQFMGYNIANQAMAKRIESLLEKVSDKTIKTIEIKYLGDDF; this is encoded by the coding sequence ATGCAAATTGTTCTCTTATTGCTACTCGCCCTACTTAGTACCAACGCGCTGGCAAAAACGGATAGTCGTGCGGTACACATTTGCTTTGAGCGGTGGTGGCCTTACAGCTTTGTTAATGAGCAAAAACAAGTTCGGGGCATAGAGGTTGATATAATTAAATCAGCACTTATTGGCACTCCCTATCGAGTGACATTTCATGAACTTCCTTATCGTCGCTGTTTAGCAGGCGTTGCCGATGGTACTTTTGATTTTACTTTACATGTGGATGAGGCCGATGGCTTTCCAATCATTGATGTGTCATTCACCACTTGGCTGCTCTCTCTTGCGGTAAAACAAGGTCGCTTCAGCAACCCTGATGACTTTTATCAACTTGCCGCCCCAAGAGTCATGATCTCAGAGGATTACAGCTACCCGGAAGCGGCTGTACAAGGGCTGAAAAAAATCAACGCAGCCATTGTCAGCCGTTCGTTTTATGAGCAAAACCATGACGACGGCAAAAAGTTTTTTAGCGTACTCAATAACAACAGAGTTGATGCAATTTTAGTCGATAAAGTGTGGGCTTTAGAGATGATCCGCCGCCATCAACTCGAAGTCACTTTTCTACCGCGTCCTTTTCATGCTGAGCAGCAATTTATGGGATACAACATCGCTAACCAAGCGATGGCGAAGCGTATCGAATCGCTCTTAGAAAAGGTTTCGGATAAAACAATTAAAACTATTGAGATTAAATACTTAGGCGATGATTTTTAA
- a CDS encoding PepSY-associated TM helix domain-containing protein — MKIRADILRIYQSVHTWTGITTGLLLFIGFFAGAITMFASSIDKWATPPSHQLSQVETTQYDELLRRAFVQYPESQNGIKVSFEEGQSPITWYQQGNARGLSLDKQLWHGTLNESGELEAHTSYINELSSLVDYLHRSAGIVGEIGHDQAGVYVLGIAAILYFVALVSGVIFLLPTLVKSFFALRDKKGTSRFWLDTHNLIGITSLPFHIIIAITVIVFAFHDFLYDGLGKLYGDKPLFGREAPSAVEFKVENLPSIEEIMAKAHAYAPEHQIKEITLSRLNSKGPSASIQLVSDEHLMRGPKTDFLFMNPYTFEISTSSVMNGDQGIWGAVVTTLFGLHFGSYGGEFGRWAYFIMGILGAVLFYTGNLLWLEKRRKQKQPEQSKSSRVMGKLTIGVAMGSLLGVAAAFAVTKWTALTEMNINVVYMWVYYLCFGFTLIAAFITGMSKTAIWSQRAIAILCFSLPLTSVIALVIPSLGIWPATDWSSIGLELTAMILGVIFWRMADKTQHRAYYGEANSIWFIGRHQTECELRTQSA, encoded by the coding sequence ATGAAGATCCGCGCTGATATTTTAAGGATTTACCAGAGCGTTCATACTTGGACGGGGATCACCACAGGATTGCTGCTGTTTATCGGATTCTTTGCTGGTGCTATTACGATGTTTGCGAGCAGTATCGATAAATGGGCGACTCCCCCATCTCATCAATTGTCGCAAGTAGAAACTACCCAGTATGATGAGTTGCTCCGACGTGCTTTCGTACAATATCCAGAGTCACAAAACGGGATTAAAGTCAGTTTTGAGGAAGGACAATCTCCCATTACATGGTACCAACAAGGTAATGCGAGAGGGTTAAGCTTAGATAAGCAGCTATGGCATGGCACATTGAATGAGTCCGGTGAGCTTGAAGCCCATACCAGCTATATCAATGAGTTGTCGTCATTGGTTGATTATCTTCACCGAAGCGCTGGTATTGTAGGTGAAATCGGTCACGACCAAGCTGGAGTTTATGTGCTTGGAATCGCTGCAATCTTGTATTTCGTAGCATTGGTATCAGGGGTGATCTTCTTATTGCCAACCCTAGTGAAGAGCTTTTTTGCATTAAGAGACAAAAAAGGGACTAGCCGTTTTTGGTTAGACACGCATAACTTAATTGGGATCACCAGCCTACCGTTTCATATTATTATCGCGATTACGGTGATTGTATTCGCATTTCATGATTTCTTATACGATGGTCTAGGTAAACTTTACGGTGATAAACCACTATTTGGGCGTGAAGCGCCGTCAGCGGTTGAGTTTAAAGTTGAGAACTTACCCAGCATTGAAGAAATCATGGCAAAGGCACATGCTTATGCACCTGAACATCAAATTAAAGAAATTACCCTCAGTCGCTTAAATAGCAAAGGACCTTCAGCTTCTATACAACTCGTAAGTGATGAGCACTTAATGCGCGGACCTAAAACTGACTTCTTGTTTATGAATCCTTATACGTTTGAGATTTCTACAAGCAGTGTCATGAATGGCGACCAAGGTATCTGGGGTGCAGTGGTTACCACGTTATTCGGTCTTCATTTTGGGAGTTATGGCGGTGAATTTGGTCGCTGGGCCTATTTTATTATGGGTATTTTAGGCGCAGTGTTGTTCTATACGGGTAATTTATTGTGGCTTGAGAAGCGCCGTAAGCAAAAGCAGCCGGAGCAATCAAAATCAAGCCGAGTGATGGGGAAATTAACTATTGGCGTGGCAATGGGCTCATTGTTAGGTGTAGCCGCGGCGTTTGCTGTAACAAAATGGACAGCCTTGACCGAGATGAACATCAATGTTGTATATATGTGGGTCTATTATCTATGTTTTGGTTTTACCTTGATTGCGGCGTTTATTACTGGCATGAGTAAAACGGCAATTTGGTCACAAAGGGCGATTGCCATTTTGTGCTTCTCGTTGCCACTGACTTCAGTCATTGCTTTGGTAATCCCAAGTCTAGGTATTTGGCCAGCGACAGATTGGTCCTCTATTGGCTTGGAGTTAACCGCTATGATCCTAGGTGTTATTTTTTGGCGAATGGCAGATAAGACACAGCATAGAGCTTACTATGGCGAAGCCAATAGTATTTGGTTTATTGGTCGGCATCAAACCGAATGTGAATTACGAACGCAGTCTGCATAA
- a CDS encoding LysE family translocator, with protein sequence MELTAWLSLAAICAFGAMSPGPSLAVVLRYSLFHSAKHGIVASLAHGLGVGIYASLAILGLSGLIHQFPIVYQFLVYGGAAYLAWMGIKILMSKSQGLAVLQSQVATSYAKAAQDGFAIAFLNPKLAIFFVALFSQFIDPEKMTLTVGFIMCITVLTIDALWYFIVSILSASARDKFDLTAKRAVIDKILGCAFLLLAMRVIYQSL encoded by the coding sequence ATGGAGCTTACAGCCTGGTTAAGCCTTGCTGCTATTTGTGCTTTTGGTGCGATGTCACCAGGCCCAAGTTTAGCGGTTGTCTTGCGTTATAGCCTATTTCATAGTGCCAAACATGGTATCGTCGCAAGCCTTGCGCATGGCTTGGGAGTTGGAATTTATGCCAGCCTAGCAATCTTAGGGTTGTCAGGGCTTATTCATCAATTTCCGATTGTATACCAATTTTTGGTTTACGGTGGTGCCGCCTACTTGGCATGGATGGGGATAAAAATCTTAATGAGTAAGAGCCAAGGGTTGGCGGTATTACAGTCTCAAGTGGCAACGTCGTATGCCAAAGCAGCGCAGGATGGTTTTGCAATTGCATTTTTGAATCCGAAGTTAGCTATTTTCTTCGTCGCACTCTTTTCGCAGTTTATCGACCCAGAAAAGATGACTTTAACGGTAGGGTTTATCATGTGTATCACCGTGCTAACGATTGATGCGTTATGGTATTTTATTGTCTCAATTTTGAGTGCTTCAGCAAGAGATAAATTCGATTTAACGGCCAAGCGAGCTGTGATTGATAAAATACTGGGCTGTGCCTTTTTACTGCTCGCCATGCGAGTGATTTACCAATCCTTATAG
- the tnpC gene encoding IS66 family transposase, with protein MQNELDVLRQQLAKQEEIIAQLQARNNYLEEQFILAQQKRFGASSESHPAQADLFNEAETLVEEVPEQDVETIEYQRKKPTRQPLPKDLPRERVVHDIDNKQCGCCGGELHKMGEDVSEKLEFIPAQVKVIEHVRPKYSCRQCEKTQTQIRIVQAPVPPSPIPKGIATASLLSQIITSKYQYGLPLYRQESLFKQYGIALCRRTMADWMIRCASLFKPLYDRLHDVLLQQPVIQADETTVKVVKEDKQTNYMWLYCSGTDSPAPEASIPNIALFDYQNSRAGRCPVAFLKGYNGYLQVDGYAGYEQTQATLVGCWAHARRKFKEAADAQAKGKTGKANWALNHIQKLYRVETAIKGMSLQEKQATREKQSTPLLAQFKTWLEKSAQTVVPKSKLGEAIHYTLRQWPKLIRYLDDGHLKIDNNRAERAIKPFVIGRKNWLFSFTTSGAESSAILYSVIETARANGLTPFDYVMHCLNELAQPDCDINSLLPWNVKL; from the coding sequence ATGCAAAACGAACTTGATGTATTACGCCAGCAGTTAGCGAAGCAAGAAGAGATCATTGCTCAGCTTCAGGCACGTAATAACTACCTCGAAGAACAATTCATACTGGCCCAGCAAAAACGCTTCGGGGCCAGCAGTGAGTCGCATCCGGCGCAAGCTGACTTGTTCAATGAAGCCGAAACGCTGGTTGAAGAGGTGCCAGAGCAAGACGTTGAAACCATCGAATATCAGCGTAAAAAGCCAACGCGCCAGCCTCTGCCAAAAGACCTCCCCCGCGAGCGTGTTGTCCATGACATCGACAACAAACAGTGTGGCTGTTGTGGCGGTGAGCTGCACAAAATGGGCGAGGATGTGAGCGAAAAACTGGAGTTTATCCCGGCCCAAGTCAAAGTCATTGAACATGTCAGGCCAAAATATAGTTGCCGACAGTGTGAAAAAACGCAAACCCAGATCAGGATAGTGCAAGCACCTGTACCACCTAGTCCAATCCCGAAAGGCATTGCCACGGCGAGTTTGCTCAGCCAGATCATCACCAGCAAATATCAGTACGGTTTACCGCTGTATCGGCAGGAAAGCCTGTTCAAACAATATGGTATCGCGCTTTGCAGACGCACCATGGCAGACTGGATGATCCGCTGTGCCAGTTTATTCAAACCACTCTACGACAGGCTGCACGACGTGTTGCTACAGCAACCGGTGATACAGGCCGATGAAACCACGGTTAAGGTGGTGAAAGAAGACAAACAAACTAATTACATGTGGCTGTATTGCAGCGGCACGGACTCGCCTGCGCCAGAGGCAAGCATCCCCAATATCGCCCTGTTCGACTATCAGAATAGTCGCGCGGGTCGCTGTCCTGTGGCATTTTTAAAGGGCTACAACGGCTATCTGCAAGTTGATGGTTATGCAGGTTACGAACAAACACAAGCGACACTGGTTGGTTGCTGGGCACACGCAAGACGCAAGTTCAAAGAAGCTGCGGATGCGCAGGCCAAAGGTAAAACCGGCAAGGCGAACTGGGCGCTCAACCATATTCAAAAACTATATCGGGTTGAAACAGCAATAAAGGGCATGAGTCTTCAAGAAAAACAAGCAACGAGAGAAAAACAAAGCACACCGCTGCTGGCACAGTTTAAAACCTGGTTAGAAAAATCAGCACAAACAGTGGTACCGAAATCGAAGCTAGGCGAGGCTATCCACTACACGCTAAGACAATGGCCGAAACTTATTCGCTACCTCGACGACGGACACCTAAAGATAGACAATAACCGGGCAGAACGCGCTATTAAACCGTTCGTCATAGGCCGAAAAAACTGGCTGTTTAGCTTCACCACAAGTGGCGCTGAGAGTAGCGCAATCCTTTACAGCGTGATCGAGACAGCCAGAGCAAATGGCCTCACGCCATTCGACTATGTGATGCATTGTTTAAACGAACTTGCTCAACCAGACTGTGATATCAACAGTTTACTGCCTTGGAATGTTAAGCTCTAG
- the tnpA gene encoding IS66 family insertion sequence element accessory protein TnpA: MPKHKTAQQWLQLFEQQELSGLSVSDFCTQHNLSIKSFYNRRSKIRKQTPPQSSFVAAKPAAPESVSPPELLQLKHGQSTVLLPSTTDTLWLAALLKALS; encoded by the coding sequence ATGCCTAAACACAAGACCGCGCAGCAATGGCTGCAACTTTTCGAACAGCAGGAGCTCAGTGGGTTGTCTGTTAGTGACTTCTGCACGCAACACAACCTCAGTATCAAGTCTTTTTATAATCGCCGAAGCAAAATTCGTAAGCAAACACCTCCTCAGTCATCTTTTGTTGCCGCTAAGCCTGCAGCACCTGAGTCAGTTTCCCCACCTGAGTTGTTGCAACTCAAACATGGCCAGAGCACGGTATTGCTGCCATCAACAACAGATACCCTTTGGCTCGCAGCACTGCTGAAGGCATTGTCATGA
- a CDS encoding phage integrase N-terminal SAM-like domain-containing protein encodes MRTRSPFLNHIAEFMLTKQYSLRTVDTYLKWISSYIHFHDKRHPASMGDNEVVEYLNYLVLKHNVSPKTQATALNALSFLYKQVIKQDFCPNLTFVRSKRQSKLPIVMTPEEVKRLMSFLSKRYYLISGLMYGSGLRVMRVMEAVQRNRRLNHT; translated from the coding sequence ATGAGAACTCGTTCACCATTTTTAAACCACATCGCAGAGTTTATGCTGACTAAGCAATACTCGCTCAGAACCGTTGATACATATCTTAAGTGGATTTCTTCCTATATTCATTTTCATGATAAGCGTCACCCAGCTTCAATGGGCGATAACGAGGTTGTCGAATATCTCAACTACCTTGTACTTAAACATAATGTGTCGCCTAAAACACAAGCGACAGCGTTAAATGCATTGTCTTTTCTGTATAAGCAAGTCATTAAACAGGATTTTTGCCCCAATCTAACGTTTGTCAGAAGCAAGCGCCAATCTAAGTTGCCAATTGTTATGACCCCCGAGGAGGTTAAACGTCTCATGTCGTTTTTAAGTAAACGATATTATTTAATTTCAGGTTTAATGTATGGTAGCGGCTTACGTGTAATGCGTGTAATGGAAGCTGTTCAACGTAACCGTCGCCTAAACCACACCTAG
- a CDS encoding sensor histidine kinase, with product MFSENGFIAKNEYLVSFLVLLLTSAFAVALDSLLHSAISVLLVLQLGVVVVSLIAKRWMALGVAIVSSLVFNFFITEPRYTLHMNNTEDVVNLVVFIVVALATSYLSSYIKEQKQQLLVANVRSNILLSVSHDLRTPLAAVMGALETLETYRDKLDQDEQNELLGSARSESHRLFRYIENILQATKLQHQGDELSLFKQPTSIDVLIDNVILRLDAPCVSRMPQNISPILTIQAALIEQALFNLIENAVTFSPDGERVEISFGETQQALLIFIQDNGPGIPVARQKEVFSAFSSFRQSASKDGGSGLGLSVARGIIRAHGGDIRILPTTQGCTMEVSLPKEEAH from the coding sequence ATGTTTTCCGAGAATGGATTTATTGCCAAGAATGAGTATCTCGTTAGTTTTCTGGTTTTGCTGTTAACCAGCGCCTTTGCCGTTGCCTTAGACTCGTTGCTACATTCGGCGATCAGTGTACTGCTGGTATTACAGTTGGGCGTTGTTGTTGTTTCTCTCATCGCAAAACGTTGGATGGCACTGGGGGTGGCGATTGTTAGCAGTCTAGTGTTCAACTTTTTTATCACAGAGCCCAGATACACGCTTCATATGAATAACACCGAAGACGTGGTCAATTTAGTGGTATTTATCGTGGTGGCATTAGCTACCAGCTATTTATCGAGCTATATCAAAGAGCAAAAGCAGCAGCTTTTAGTTGCGAATGTACGCTCCAATATCTTGTTGTCGGTTTCTCATGATTTACGTACACCGCTCGCTGCGGTGATGGGCGCGCTCGAAACGCTAGAAACCTACCGCGATAAGTTAGACCAAGACGAGCAAAACGAGTTGTTGGGATCGGCACGGTCTGAAAGCCACCGTTTGTTTCGCTATATCGAAAATATCTTGCAAGCTACCAAGTTACAGCATCAGGGGGATGAGCTTTCGCTTTTTAAGCAACCAACATCAATTGATGTCTTGATCGATAACGTGATTTTGCGGCTAGACGCACCATGCGTCTCGAGAATGCCACAGAACATAAGTCCAATTCTCACGATACAAGCTGCACTCATTGAGCAAGCCCTGTTTAACTTAATCGAAAACGCAGTCACTTTTAGTCCCGATGGAGAGCGAGTTGAGATTTCCTTTGGAGAAACGCAGCAAGCGTTGTTGATATTTATTCAGGATAATGGTCCCGGGATCCCCGTCGCTCGGCAAAAAGAAGTCTTTAGCGCCTTTAGCTCGTTTCGACAAAGCGCCAGTAAAGACGGTGGCAGTGGCTTAGGGCTGAGTGTGGCGAGAGGTATTATTCGTGCGCACGGCGGTGATATTCGCATTTTGCCGACGACGCAAGGCTGCACAATGGAAGTTAGTTTGCCAAAAGAGGAGGCGCATTGA
- a CDS encoding response regulator, which produces MTHTILLIDDEEEIRRFIRLALKAEGLNYVEASTGKEAMSVLKGELPDLVILDLGLPDFDGYSILKKIRETSKLPVLILTARDQEAEKIKLLEGGANDYLTKPFSIKELVVRVKVLLRDLVPNKRLLAIDYGKLMIDLQKHQVIMDNAPLALSKKEFALLSMLAQRAQELVSQQTLLKQIWGESHVEDSHYLRIVVSQLRKKLSDDAATPKIIETEPGVGYRFLLLPLNKHFS; this is translated from the coding sequence ATGACTCACACCATTTTATTGATTGACGATGAAGAAGAGATCCGTCGTTTTATCCGCTTAGCATTGAAAGCTGAAGGGCTGAATTATGTGGAAGCCAGCACCGGAAAGGAAGCCATGTCGGTGCTAAAAGGTGAGCTGCCAGACTTAGTAATCTTAGATCTCGGGCTTCCAGATTTTGATGGATATAGCATTTTAAAGAAGATCCGAGAAACCAGCAAGCTACCAGTATTGATCTTAACTGCGCGAGATCAAGAGGCTGAGAAGATTAAACTGCTGGAGGGCGGCGCAAACGACTACCTGACGAAGCCTTTTAGCATCAAAGAGCTGGTGGTGCGCGTCAAAGTGCTATTACGAGATTTAGTACCGAACAAACGCTTGCTCGCCATTGACTATGGCAAGTTGATGATAGATTTACAAAAGCATCAAGTCATTATGGATAACGCCCCACTAGCATTGTCGAAAAAGGAATTTGCACTACTCAGTATGCTTGCACAAAGAGCACAAGAATTAGTCAGTCAGCAAACCTTATTAAAGCAAATTTGGGGCGAAAGCCATGTGGAAGATAGTCATTATTTACGGATTGTGGTCAGCCAGTTACGTAAGAAACTTAGTGACGATGCTGCTACACCAAAAATCATAGAAACTGAGCCCGGGGTTGGTTATCGGTTTTTACTTTTACCGCTCAATAAGCATTTCTCATAA
- a CDS encoding potassium channel family protein: MAQFVVIGLGRFGFAACLELKRLGNKVIGVDSRERVVNQVVEHIDYATSLDATDETALRQLDITRSKAVLVAIGENLEASILCVLSLKNLGVEQIWVKASSEAHHTILSRLGVTRVIHPEEEMGIKVAQTLNYPMVNQYMQLGHGFYMVEVIVNKLSCGQSLATLLKRAKGEIKAVLVQRGKACYSNPAESFLINEDDKVILNGQLKALNSIAQKLGA; encoded by the coding sequence ATGGCACAATTTGTAGTAATTGGTTTAGGTCGATTTGGTTTTGCGGCTTGTTTGGAATTAAAGCGGCTTGGAAACAAAGTGATAGGAGTAGATAGTCGCGAACGTGTGGTGAACCAAGTTGTTGAGCATATTGATTATGCCACCTCTTTGGATGCGACCGATGAAACGGCATTACGCCAACTAGATATTACGAGAAGCAAAGCAGTGCTGGTCGCCATTGGTGAAAACCTAGAAGCGAGCATTTTATGTGTACTTTCGCTAAAGAACTTAGGCGTTGAGCAAATTTGGGTTAAGGCCAGCTCAGAAGCGCATCATACAATTTTATCCCGCTTGGGCGTAACACGTGTGATCCACCCTGAAGAAGAAATGGGGATCAAGGTTGCACAAACACTGAATTACCCTATGGTCAATCAATATATGCAGTTGGGGCACGGCTTTTACATGGTGGAAGTCATCGTGAATAAATTAAGCTGCGGGCAATCTTTGGCAACGCTATTAAAGCGTGCAAAGGGCGAAATCAAGGCTGTGTTAGTGCAGCGCGGCAAAGCGTGTTATAGCAATCCGGCCGAGTCATTTCTGATCAACGAAGATGATAAAGTGATCCTCAACGGTCAGTTAAAAGCGTTAAATTCTATTGCGCAAAAACTGGGGGCGTAA
- a CDS encoding potassium transporter TrkG — translation MLLLLPVAHTQDIKVMQALFTATSAVTVTGLAVLSTPNDFTTFGHLVIASLIQIGGLGFMTITVVVLRGWGSKWTLVNNLSQKKALALLGLISWLIQPNAC, via the coding sequence ATGTTGCTATTGCTACCGGTAGCACACACTCAAGACATCAAAGTGATGCAAGCGTTATTTACAGCAACTTCCGCGGTTACGGTGACAGGACTTGCCGTATTGAGTACGCCAAATGATTTTACAACCTTTGGCCATCTCGTTATTGCCAGTCTTATTCAAATCGGTGGACTGGGGTTTATGACCATTACGGTTGTTGTGCTGCGGGGATGGGGCAGCAAATGGACATTAGTAAACAACTTATCGCAAAAGAAAGCTTTGGCATTGCTCGGTTTGATCAGTTGGTTGATACAGCCAAATGCGTGTTAG
- a CDS encoding potassium transporter TrkG: protein MDISKQLIAKESFGIARFDQLVDTAKCVLVYALIIESIGFTILLAHWYQTLPLGDAIMQSFFYTISAFNNAGFALHDDSLTSFRGDWVVNLVISGLFVIGGLGFVVLMDIVKRRRWSRFGSATKLVLIATAVLNVLAFSLFWLFEAHNPETLGTLPLSEQVITAWMQAVTPRTAGFNSIDFALVNDESTVLTIWLMIIGAAL, encoded by the coding sequence ATGGACATTAGTAAACAACTTATCGCAAAAGAAAGCTTTGGCATTGCTCGGTTTGATCAGTTGGTTGATACAGCCAAATGCGTGTTAGTTTATGCGCTGATCATCGAATCAATTGGGTTTACCATTTTGCTTGCTCATTGGTATCAAACGCTACCGCTTGGTGATGCGATAATGCAAAGCTTCTTCTACACTATTTCGGCCTTTAACAATGCGGGATTTGCATTGCATGATGACAGCCTAACCAGTTTTCGTGGTGATTGGGTCGTTAATCTTGTGATATCAGGGTTATTTGTGATTGGCGGACTTGGATTTGTGGTGTTGATGGATATAGTGAAAAGACGCCGTTGGAGCCGGTTTGGATCTGCCACTAAGTTAGTGTTGATAGCAACCGCGGTGTTAAATGTGCTGGCATTTAGCTTATTTTGGCTTTTTGAAGCACATAACCCAGAGACCCTTGGAACCTTGCCGTTGTCCGAGCAAGTTATCACTGCCTGGATGCAAGCGGTGACGCCACGGACAGCGGGCTTTAACAGTATCGACTTTGCGCTGGTGAATGACGAAAGTACCGTGCTGACCATTTGGTTAATGATAATAGGGGCGGCTCTATGA
- a CDS encoding potassium transporter TrkG, with translation MSTASGLKITTVVVLLMATYAYLRCRDQVAIGHRQISPETVFKALSLTVVYFFTVMLATLILTITEQANLTDITFEAVSALGTVGLSRGITGSLSEPGEAVIIFLMLIGRLGPLTFLYLIARPKRENLKYAKAEIQVG, from the coding sequence ATGAGTACCGCCAGTGGTCTTAAAATAACCACAGTGGTGGTGCTATTAATGGCAACTTACGCTTATCTGAGATGCAGAGATCAAGTCGCTATCGGACACAGACAGATCTCGCCTGAAACGGTATTTAAGGCGCTTAGTCTCACCGTGGTGTACTTTTTTACCGTGATGCTCGCAACCCTTATTTTGACGATCACCGAGCAGGCAAATTTAACGGATATCACGTTTGAGGCGGTGTCGGCATTAGGCACGGTTGGCTTGTCTCGAGGGATCACCGGCTCATTGTCTGAACCCGGTGAAGCGGTAATCATCTTTTTAATGCTGATTGGACGCTTGGGGCCGTTAACCTTTCTATACTTGATAGCTCGCCCGAAACGGGAGAATTTAAAGTATGCAAAAGCGGAAATTCAGGTAGGATAA
- a CDS encoding S66 family peptidase: MKYPKSLKAGSKIAITAFSAGVPAAMHARLDNALNYLAQQGFELVVGKCLRANHNYVSADVKTRANELMGYLLDDTIDAIMPPWGGAIAMDLLSKLDWEQLAQVQPKWIIGFSDVSTLLSAVTCKLGWASVHATNLMQLNAHQQDALTVGLFDHLRRAPNDSFTQFPSTHFEAEPLNFVDFPDAGFNLSTRTQWRILANGNDRQQFAGRLLGGCLDIHMLLAGTEYFDLDAFSQAHPDESIILYFENGEMPPAAYYRALQSIKLRGWFSKVAGVLIGRNPEPLAKDSDWTHVDALQNVFTGCDFPVLYDVDIGHQAPNLTLINGAYAEVTVGDTFSITQTLI, encoded by the coding sequence ATGAAGTATCCCAAATCGTTGAAAGCGGGTAGTAAAATTGCGATCACGGCATTCTCAGCGGGCGTACCTGCTGCTATGCACGCGAGATTAGACAACGCTTTGAATTACTTAGCGCAACAAGGTTTTGAACTCGTGGTTGGTAAATGCCTGCGAGCTAATCACAACTACGTTAGCGCGGATGTCAAAACCCGTGCTAATGAGCTTATGGGATACTTACTCGATGACACAATAGACGCGATTATGCCGCCATGGGGCGGTGCAATTGCAATGGATTTACTGAGCAAACTTGATTGGGAGCAGTTAGCACAAGTACAGCCAAAGTGGATCATCGGTTTCTCTGACGTCAGCACTTTGCTGAGCGCAGTGACTTGCAAACTAGGCTGGGCAAGCGTGCATGCGACTAACCTTATGCAATTAAATGCCCATCAACAAGACGCGTTAACGGTTGGACTTTTTGACCATTTGAGGCGCGCACCTAATGATTCCTTTACGCAATTTCCCTCGACACATTTTGAAGCTGAGCCACTCAACTTTGTTGATTTTCCCGATGCTGGATTTAACTTATCCACCAGGACTCAATGGCGTATTTTGGCTAATGGCAACGACCGTCAGCAGTTTGCTGGTCGATTATTGGGCGGCTGTTTGGATATTCACATGTTATTGGCTGGTACGGAATATTTTGATCTGGACGCTTTTTCACAGGCGCACCCTGATGAGTCGATTATCTTATATTTTGAAAATGGCGAAATGCCGCCAGCGGCATACTATCGTGCGCTGCAAAGTATTAAATTACGAGGTTGGTTTTCGAAAGTCGCTGGAGTTTTGATTGGTCGAAATCCAGAGCCGCTGGCAAAAGATAGCGACTGGACGCATGTAGATGCATTGCAAAACGTCTTTACTGGTTGCGATTTCCCTGTGCTATACGATGTGGATATAGGCCATCAAGCGCCGAATTTGACGCTGATTAACGGCGCATATGCCGAAGTGACTGTTGGCGATACCTTTTCAATTACACAGACATTAATATGA
- a CDS encoding GNAT family N-acetyltransferase yields MNLEYKVGSIDDLLAIENQIPEFATPRKGEEVVDKLRDKQHLLLVAYAQGKPVGYKLGHELPNDEFYSWLGAVVPEYRGKGIAKQLLLMQETWCQTQGYSAIRVKSRNLFKNMLLMLISRDYQIVKCEQINGSSDCKIHFYKQLPKA; encoded by the coding sequence ATGAATCTAGAATATAAAGTCGGCTCGATTGATGACCTCCTAGCGATAGAAAACCAAATTCCTGAATTTGCCACACCAAGAAAGGGCGAGGAAGTCGTAGACAAACTGCGAGATAAACAGCACTTGTTGCTGGTGGCGTATGCTCAAGGCAAGCCCGTAGGGTATAAGCTAGGTCACGAACTACCAAATGACGAGTTTTATAGCTGGTTAGGTGCGGTAGTGCCAGAATATCGCGGTAAGGGTATTGCCAAGCAGCTGTTATTGATGCAAGAAACGTGGTGCCAAACGCAAGGCTATAGCGCTATCAGAGTAAAGTCGAGAAATCTATTTAAAAACATGCTATTGATGCTAATAAGCCGCGATTACCAGATTGTAAAATGTGAACAAATCAACGGCTCATCGGATTGCAAAATTCACTTTTATAAGCAATTACCAAAAGCCTAA